A segment of the Fimbriimonadaceae bacterium genome:
GCCGCACACCGCCGCCGCGGCGGCGAAGCGCCAACCCAAGTGGGCGGCAAGGTCAAAGGTGCCGTGGCCGCCCTGGCTCAATCCGGTGATGTACCGGCGGTGCGGGTCGACGGGGAACTCGCCCTCGACGTCTCTGAGGATGCCGTCCAAAAGCTCTTTGCGGTCCGCCCAGAGGGCCTTGACGTCGTCCTTCTGCGGGCAGACGACAAGGAACGGCCACCGTGTCCGGTCGCGGCGGACGGCGTCGGGCAGCCCGATCGCGGTCTGGAGCAAACCGTCGGTCCCGCATTCGCCGGCCCCGTGCAGGAAGAGGATCGTCGGGCACGGCCCCTTGACGCCCTTCGGGACGTGCACCTGGTAGTTCGAGCCTTTGTGCT
Coding sequences within it:
- a CDS encoding prolyl oligopeptidase family serine peptidase; translation: METGFLDREHKGSNYQVHVPKGVKGPCPTILFLHGAGECGTDGLLQTAIGLPDAVRRDRTRWPFLVVCPQKDDVKALWADRKELLDGILRDVEGEFPVDPHRRYITGLSQGGHGTFDLAAHLGWRFAAAAAVCGRSLLDKVGEDFRHIPLWVFHGDADPVVKPENSIEAVEAVKKAGGDVRLTMYPGVDHNSWDKAYRESDLPQWFLSHTL